One genomic region from Rothia dentocariosa ATCC 17931 encodes:
- the purM gene encoding phosphoribosylformylglycinamidine cyclo-ligase has product MSENSTSVTYASAGVDVEAGDRAVELMKDAVKATHNASVVGGVGGFAGLYDLSALSSYRKPYLATSTDGVGTKVAIAQALDIHDTIGYDLVGMVVDDIVVCGAKPLFMTDYIATGKVVPERIADIVRGIAGACKVAGTALVGGETAEHPGLLAEHEYDVAGAATGLVEADELLGPDRVREGDVLIGMASSGIHSNGYSLVRKVIDVAGWGLDRQVDELGRALGEELLEPTRVYAADCLDLAAAFPVNGAEGQTGHGIRGFSHVTGGGLAANLARVLPQGLEGRVDRSTWQIPAIFSLVGSLGKVPLADLERTLNLGVGMIAIVDPAVADAAVSRLNERGISAWIMGDVVKAGTPDLNNPDYVQGAKGVDGGAVRLYGSYAV; this is encoded by the coding sequence ATGAGCGAAAACAGCACCTCTGTAACCTATGCAAGCGCTGGCGTTGATGTTGAGGCGGGCGACCGCGCCGTCGAGCTGATGAAGGATGCGGTGAAGGCGACTCACAACGCTTCGGTGGTCGGCGGTGTGGGCGGTTTTGCCGGGCTGTATGACCTCTCGGCCTTGTCCTCATATCGCAAGCCCTATTTGGCGACTTCTACGGATGGTGTGGGCACGAAGGTCGCTATCGCGCAGGCGCTCGATATTCATGACACGATTGGCTACGACCTGGTGGGTATGGTCGTGGACGATATTGTGGTGTGCGGCGCGAAGCCTCTTTTCATGACCGATTATATTGCTACGGGCAAGGTCGTTCCCGAGCGTATCGCCGATATTGTGCGGGGTATTGCCGGGGCTTGCAAGGTTGCCGGTACTGCGTTGGTGGGCGGCGAGACGGCGGAGCATCCGGGGCTTTTGGCTGAACATGAGTACGATGTTGCCGGTGCCGCAACCGGTCTGGTGGAGGCCGATGAACTGCTCGGCCCCGATCGCGTGCGCGAGGGCGATGTGCTGATTGGTATGGCTTCTTCGGGTATTCACTCGAACGGGTACTCGCTGGTGCGTAAGGTGATCGATGTGGCAGGCTGGGGCTTGGATCGTCAGGTGGACGAGCTCGGCCGTGCTTTGGGCGAAGAGCTTTTAGAGCCTACTCGCGTGTATGCGGCGGATTGTCTGGATTTGGCGGCTGCGTTCCCGGTCAATGGTGCCGAAGGGCAGACCGGTCACGGTATTCGTGGGTTCTCGCATGTGACCGGAGGCGGTCTCGCCGCTAATCTGGCGCGTGTTTTGCCGCAGGGTTTGGAGGGTCGCGTGGACCGTTCGACCTGGCAGATTCCGGCGATTTTTTCACTTGTCGGTTCGCTCGGTAAGGTTCCGCTTGCCGACCTGGAGCGCACCCTGAACCTGGGCGTGGGCATGATTGCGATTGTTGATCCTGCGGTGGCAGATGCTGCGGTGAGTCGTCTGAATGAGCGCGGTATTTCAGCCTGGATTATGGGGGATGTGGTGAAGGCTGGCACCCCCGATCTAAATAACCCTGACTATGTGCAGGGTGCCAAGGGCGTTGATGGAGGCGCAGTGCGGCTTTACGGCAGTTACGCGGTCTAG